A stretch of the Rosa rugosa chromosome 5, drRosRugo1.1, whole genome shotgun sequence genome encodes the following:
- the LOC133707777 gene encoding major strawberry allergen Fra a 1.05-like, whose protein sequence is MGVFTYETEFTSVIPPSRLFRSFILDVDNLIPKIAPQAIKGTEILQGDGGPGTIKKVTFGEGSQFGSVTHKIDGIDKANFVYNYSLIEGDVLSDHKIENVSYETKLLASADGGTVVKSISNYHTIADVEIKEEHVKAGKEKASQLFKLVEG, encoded by the exons ATGGGTGTGTTCACTTATGAAACCGAGTTCACCTCCGTCATCCCACCATCTAGATTGTTCAGGTCTTTCATTCTTGATGTGGACAATCTCATCCCGAAGATTGCACCTCAAGCAATCAAGGGTACTGAAATCCTTCAAGGTGATGGAGGGCCTGGAACCATCAAGAAAGTTACATTTGGGGAAG GCAGTCAGTTCGGCTCTGTAACGCACAAGATCGACGGGATTGACAAAGCTAACTTCGTTTACAATTACAGTTTGATTGAAGGAGATGTGTTATCTGATCACAAGATTGAGAATGTCTCTTACGAGACCAAATTGCTTGCATCTGCTGATGGAGGAACTGTGGTTAAAAGCATCAGTAACTACCACACCATTGCTGATGTTGAGATCAAAGAAGAGCATGTTAAGGCTGGAAAAGAGAAGGCATCTCAGCTCTTCAAGCTGGTTGAAGGCTAG
- the LOC133712332 gene encoding major strawberry allergen Fra a 1-3, producing the protein MGVFTYETEFTSVIPPPKLFKAFVLDADNLIPKIAPQAVKSAEIVEGDGGVGTIKKIHLGEGSEYSYVKHKIDGIDKDNFVYNYSIIEGDAIGDKIEKISYEIKLVASSGGSIIKSTSHYHTKGEVDIKEEHVKAGKDRAAGLFKIIENHLLAHPEEYN; encoded by the exons ATGGGTGTGTTCACATACGAAACCGAGTTCACCTCAGTCATCCCACCACCTAAGTTGTTCAAGGCTTTCGTCCTTGATGCCGACAACCTCATCCCCAAGATTGCCCCTCAGGCTGTGAAGAGTGCCGAAATCGTTGAAGGAGATGGAGGTGTTGGAACCATCAAGAAGATCCACCTTGGTGAAG GAAGTGAATACAGCTATGTGAAGCACAAGATCGACGGAATCGACAAAGACAACTTTGTGTACAACTACAGCATCATTGAAGGAGATGCTATCGGAGACAAGATTGAGAAGATCTCCTATGAGATTAAGTTGGTGGCATCCAGCGGAGGTTCCATAATCAAGAGCACCAGTCACTACCACACCAAGGGTGAGGTCGATATCAAGGAAGAGCATGTTAAGGCCGGAAAAGATAGAGCCGCTGGTCTGTTCAAGATCATTGAGAACCATCTCTTGGCCCATCCCGAGGAATACAACTAA
- the LOC133710568 gene encoding major strawberry allergen Fra a 1.07-like, with protein sequence MGVFTYETEFTSVIPPPRLFKAFVLDADNLVPKIAPQAVKSAEVIEGDGGVGTIKKIHLGEGSEYSYVKHQIDGLDKDNFVYNYSIIEGDAIGDKVEKISYEIKLVASADGGSIIKSTSHYHCKGEVEIKEEHVKAGKERAAGLFKIIELYLLGNPDAYN encoded by the coding sequence ATGGGTGTTTTCACTTACGAAACCGAATTCACCTCGGTCATCCCACCACCAAGGTTGTTCAAGGCCTTTGTTCTTGATGCCGATAACCTCGTCCCTAAGATTGCTCCACAAGCAGTTAAGAGCGCTGAAGTCATTGAAGGTGATGGAGGTGTTGGAACCATCAAGAAGATCCACCTTGGTGAAGGAAGCGAATACAGCTATGTGAAGCATCAGATTGATGGACTTGACAAAGACAACTTTGTGTACAACTACAGTATCATTGAAGGTGATGCTATCGGAGACAAAGTTGAGAAAATCTCATACGAGATTAAGTTGGTCGCATCTGCTGATGGAGGTTccatcatcaagagcaccagCCACTACCATTGCAAAGGTGAGGTTGAGATTAAAGAAGAGCATGTCAAGGCCGGAAAAGAAAGAGCCGCTGGATTGTTCAAGATTATTGAGCTCTACCTTTTGGGCAATCCTGATGCCTACAACTAA